From the genome of Burkholderia pyrrocinia:
CAGCGGCATGCGGTCGCCGCGACGATCAGCGACAGGATCGCGCGCGACGGATCATGTGCGCCGAAATAGAGAAACAGCACCGCGAGAAACGGCGTGTATTCGGCCGTGTTGCCGTGCGCGCGCACGACCTTGTGCAACCCGTTCGTCGGATCTGGCGCACACCCGGATCCGGTGGTGCACCGAAAGCGCGTGACGGACACGACGAGCCCGAGCCCGAACAGCAGCAGCCCGAGGATGGCCGTACAAACGAGCGCGACGGGATGGATCGGCATGGCCCCCCCGGCGAAAGCGGAAATGCGCCGCAGATCCGGCGATCGTACCCGCGGCCGGCGCGCGCGGCTATCGCGGAAAACCGTAGCGTCGTCGCGCGCCACCCACGATTTCACGAACAGGATCCGGCC
Proteins encoded in this window:
- a CDS encoding MAPEG family protein → MPIHPVALVCTAILGLLLFGLGLVVSVTRFRCTTGSGCAPDPTNGLHKVVRAHGNTAEYTPFLAVLFLYFGAHDPSRAILSLIVAATACRCLLVIGLLAWPTMARPNPVRFIGALGTYLCGAALCIALFV